A region of the Oceanihabitans sp. IOP_32 genome:
AGTTTTAGCTCGTAAGTTGTTTATATAATTCACAAGGCTTTTAATAGCTTTTCTGTTTTTTCCTGTTTTCGATGTTAATTTATCTACAAATACGTCATCTAAAACCGAGGTATTTATATTGTAAGTTGTTCTAATATGTTCTAAAAAGTAGGTTATTTTTTTGTCTACAAGGTTTTTGTGGTCTTGAGTTTCATAATATAAATTAGAAACAGTTTTAACAAAATTAAGCGTTGTGTTTTGCAAAGGATTTATAATTTTAATGATGCGTTGCCGGCGTTTTGCATTAAAAATTACAAATAAAATAGCGAAAATCAAGGCCGTGTACCAGGCCCATCTAAACGATAATTGCTCTAAAAACCAACTCAGGTTCGATTCTCTTTTAGCCGTTCTATTATATGGGGTTCTTATTTTCTCATGGGCATCAAAATATAGGTCGCTTTCGGGTAGGTAAGAAATAACACCTTCTACATATTTATAGCGGTTGGCTTTTAAAATATTGTAATTGGTAAATGCTTTAGGCTCTAAATGTAAAAATAAGTGACCTTTTCCAAAAGGGATCTGTATAAAATTTACCCGTTTATAATCAATTTTGGTATGTCCTAAGACCACATGATTTAACGTATCGAATGTACTAAAAAAATAATCACCTTCGTTTTTATCGATAATGATATCTTTAGCATTGCTGTATTTTAAAGACTGGTAAGATATGCTATCTTTTGTGTTTTTGGTAAATTCAATAGCTATATTTAAAGTGTCATGAATTTTTTGAGGGAAGTCGTAGTCTGATATAAAAAGCGTATTTCCTGAGCTTACAAAATCTAATAATTCATCTATAGACTCAGAGTCTAAATAGTTAGAATTTCCAATAATAATATAAGTACCTCGGGCAGTATGAGTACCCGAACTATCCCTAGAATTTACTTTTAGATAATTACTAGGTAGATGATAAACGGTTCTTACTTTGTTGTTTTTAAAAAGGTTAGGTAATTCTTTGTAAAACACACTCAAGCCATAGGGATGGTCGCTCTTTTCGTTAAAAGATTCTTGCCAATCTATCTTTCTTGTAGCTTCTACATTTAAAACTATGGCTGCGGTTATAACTAAAGCAGCAATAATGAAAAATAAAAGGATGATTTTTTTCATTATTTCAATAGGTTTAGAAGGCTTATAAAGCGCTGTTTGGCTTTGTTATATTGTTCTGTATTTACAGGAAATTCGCCATACCAAATGTAATTATAAAGATACGAGGTATAGGCGAATGAGGGCCCAAAAGGTTTCCCTTTTGTTTCGTTTACATACGCTGCGTTGGTTTTGTCATCTTCAAATTTAATGTGTTTTTTTAAGCTTAGTGTTTTTAAGAGTAATAAGTAATAATAGCGTATGGCGAGCCTAAAATTATTGTCGTTTTCAGCCTGACGGATTAAGGCACTAATATCGGTGTTTTCAATGTTTTCGGCGGTAATCTTTTCTCGATGCTGCAGAGCTTTATTAGGTTTAGTTGAAAATAAGCTTGAACGACCTTCATTGAGTAAGATATAAACTAAAATTAGGACGGCCAGAGCAAGTGCTAAGTAAAAGAACCACGACAAGAAATCTAGGTTAATATTAAAGTTATAGGAGGACTTTTTCTCATATTTATAGTCTTCGTAGGTTCCAGAACTCGAAGGGGTATGACTTTTATATGAGTCGCCTTCGTAATTAAATCTATTGCTGGAATAACGTGTCTTAAAATCGTCGTCAAATTGTCTCGTTAGTTCAGGATTCTGAGTATTAGAAACACTAAAACCATCCAACGTATTTAAAAAACATAAAAACACCAAAATAACCATATGTAGACGGGTAATTTTCAAGCGATAGTTGGGGTTAAAGTTGATATTTGGGTTATTGTTTTTTGTACTTTAAAGGGGTAAACTAAGTAGTAGTAGCTTATTATACCAAGGGTAGTTAGAATAATTCCAACCGATAACCAATTGGGCATAACATTAGAATAACGCGTAACGTAACCCTCCAAAAAACCGGCTACAAAGGTAAATGGGAAGGTACTTATTAAAATTTTAACGCCTGTTTTAGCACCCATTTTAAACGAGGTGTATCTAGAATGCGTACCTGGAAACAGAATGCTAGCGCCAAGTATTAAACCCGCGGCGCACTCGATAATAATAGCAAAAATCTCCATAGAACCATGAATCCAGATGCCGCGAACACTTTCCCAAAAAACACCTTTTTCGTAAAAAAAATACTGGAAAGACCCTAGCATAATACAGTTTTTAAACATGACGTAAAGCGTGCCAACACCACCAAAAACACCTAAAACAAAAGCCATTATTCCCACACGTAAATTGTTAACGGTAATGCCAATAAAACTGCCCCAATTACTACCGCTTTTATAAACGGCAACAGGATCGCCAGCCTCAATATTTTCTAAAGACATGTTTACGTAGTTATCGCCTAAAATGGAACGTATAAACTCCCCATCGTTGGCTGCCGAAATCACACCTATAAACGTAAATGCAAAAAATATAATAAAAGTGATATAAATAAACTTTTTGTATTGGTAGCAAACTAGGGGTACTTCGGTTTTCCAAAAATCAATAAATCGATTGGTGTTTTGGCGTTTGGTTTTATAAATTTTTTGAAAGGCCTTGGCCGCTAACTGGTTTAAATAACTGACTAGCTTGCTTTTTGGGTAATAAGTTTGGGCGTACGCCAAATCGTTAACCAATTGAATGTACTGCGAGGCGAGTTCGTCTGGATTTTTAAAGTTGTTATTAAACACAGCCTTTTCAAAACTCAACCATTTTTCCTTATTTTGCTTGATAAATGCAACTTCTCTCATATATTTCTTCTGTAAAAAACTAAATTTTGTATCAAAAAAATGACAAAATTCAGTTTCACTTCAGTAGTCAACTTTGTTAATCCATATCAATTTTTCTTTTGACTTTATAAATTTTCAAAAGAAAAAATTCACGTATTTTTGATAAATTAAAATATAAAATGTCAGAGTTACAAATTAACACGACCCAAAATGTCAAAATAAAATTTACTGCCGTAGGGGCGGGGGAGCGCTTGTTGGCATTTTTAATTGATTGGGCTATAAAAGTAGGTTATTTAATATTAATAAACAGATTTTTTGGTGCGTTTGATAATATGGATCAATGGTCGCAAATTGCCATTAATACCGTATTGAGTTTTCCTGTTATGTTTTATACTTTAGCCTTAGAATCAATGTTAGAAGGTCAAACCATAGGAAAACGCATTCTAAAAATTAAAGTCGTTAAAATTGATGGTTATCAAGCTTCTTTTGCAGATTATGTAATACGTTGGTTTTTTAGAATTGTAGATATTTATGTATTAGGTTTAGGTTTTTTTATAATATTATTTAGCAAAAAGCATCAACGCTTGGGCGATATGGTTGCGGGAACTGCCGTTATAACATTAAAAGACAACGTGAAAATAAGCCATACCATTTTAGAGAATTTAAAAGAAAACTATAAACCAAGCTATGCCAATGTTATAAAATTATCTGATAACGATGCACGTATTATAAAAGAAACTTTTCGCACGGCTAGAGCTTCTAAAGATTATCAAACCCTAATAAAATTAAGAAAAAAGATTGTTGAAGTGACCGACATTAAAACCATAAAACAAAACACAGATATCGAGTTTATTGCCGTTATTTTAAAAGATTACAACTATTACACCCAAAGTATGTGAGTAGAGCAGAAATGCTATGCTTTTAAAGTGCGTGAGTCTCTTCAATCGAACTAACTTCTGGAAAAAAATTATTTAATCACATTAACCCCCTTAATTAATTAAAAATACATGTTTCTAACCCTAGATATTATAGGAACCATCGCCTTTGCCATTTCTGGTGTACTTGTAGCGCTAAGTAAAAAAATGGATTTTTTTGGTATTTTAATCATCGCTTTTGTTACCGCAGTTGGTGGTGGTACGCTTCGCGACATTTTAATTGGTAATACACCCGTGGGATGGATGACTAATATGGTCTTTTCTTATACAATTATTGGTTCTTCAATTTTTGCTATTGTTATTAGAAATAAAATTAATTATTTAAGAACCTCACTTTTTCTGTTCGACACTATTGGCATTGGGTTATACACTGTGGTAGGTATTGAGAAAGGTTTAAACGCGGGACTAGACCCATTAATTTGCATAGCCTTAGGGACTATCTCGGCATGTTTTGGGGGTATTTTGCGCGATATTTTATGTAACGAAATCCCTGTTATATTCCGAAAAGAAATTTACGCCACGGCCTGTATACTAGGAGGCACCGTTTTTTTTGTACTTCGAGAATTTCCAATACAAGACGATATTATTTTTATAATTGCAGGTTCGGTTGTAATTTCTGCAAGATTATTGGCAGTAAAATTTAAAATTGCGTTGCCAAATATTTATAAAGATTAGAGTTATTTGGGCGTTACTTTTTGAGAAAAACAAAAAGTCAGGCTTTCCAATACAATCTTTTTAAAAAAGGAATCATACGAAACAAGAGGTGGTTTGTAAATTGCCAAGGTTCTGGATTTGGGTGCAGGTTATTTTTATCGGTTTTTAAAAAGGATTTCCATTTCAATCCTTAACGCAAAAACCCATCAACTTCAATAACATCACCAACTTGCATACTACCAATAAAATAATCACCAATTCTTACACGTACCAATCTTAAGGTTGGAAAACCCACGGCCGATGTCATTTTTCTAACTTGTCTAAATTTACCTTCATTTAAAGTGATAGAAACCCAAGAGGTGGGGCCGTGCCTAGCATCTCTAATTTTTTGTGATCGATTGGGTAAGTTTGGAATTTCATTTAGCTTATGGGCTTTGCAGGGTTTGGTTTTATATTTTTTACCATTAAATCCAATCTCTACTCCTTGTTTTAAAATGGCAATAGCTTCTTCTGTAATCATCCCATCAACAAGCGCATAATATTCTTTTTCTACTTTTTGGCTGTTTACAAAATCACTTGTTTTTCCATTGGTGGTAATAAACAATAAACCTTCCGATTTTTCATCTAAACGGCCAATAGCCATAGCATTTTCAGGAAAACCGTAAAGGCTTCCTAGAAACTTTTTAGATTGCTGTTTAGAGTCGTGACTTTTAAATTGACTTAAATACCCATAGGGTTTGTAGACTACAAAATGTCTGTGCATTGTTGTGCTATTTTGTTTAAACCATTTAACATGGTGTTGATGGATTTGTGATTTTAAGTTCCCATAAACTTAAAATTTGATAAAATAGGATTTCTCACTTTGTTCGAAATGGCAGTTGCTTATTTAAACGCTTTCATTTAAAATACGGTGCACTAATGCTTTGGTTGGTTTTTGATCCTTTATCTTTGCTCTAACGGCCTCAAAAGTCATTTTAAAATCGCATCCCGCTTTATAATCACTGCAACCGTAAGCGGTTTTTCCTTTAATAACGCTGCCTTTTTTACATTTTGGGCAAGGCAAGACATCTTGTTTTGTGGTTTTAACAGTTTGTTTGGGTTCTAATTTTAACTTAAATTCATCATCAAATCGCAATAAACCCTCAACCATTCCAGTCTCGGTTTTAAAGCCCTTCAAGTTAACTGTACAGCCTTTGTGAAGCAGTCTAATGATTTGCTTTTCAGATATTTTTTTGTTTGCAAAAGTGAAAGGCAACACAAAATTGCACCCCGCTTTATAAGCACTACAACCATAGGCCGTTTTTCCTTTTAAAAGCTGGCCATTTTTACATTTCGGACAAACCTCGGCAGTAATCCCAGCCTGTTTTTTAACAGTTGCTTTAGCGGTTCTGTTTTTTATCACAGCTTCTTGCGAAATATTGGCACGTTGGGTTTCGCTACGCACCTCGTAAACCAAAGCATCTACCATGCGTTTCATGTTTTTTATAAAAGCACCAGCACTAAAGGTCCCTTTTTCAATGTCTTTTAATTGCTTTTCCCATGAGCCTGTTAATTCGGCCGACTTCAATAATTCATTTTGTATAGTATCAATTAATTGAATGCCTGTAACCGTTGGAAGCACTTGCTTTTTGTTGCGTTTAATGTATTTTCTTTTAAAAAGTGTTTCAA
Encoded here:
- a CDS encoding stage II sporulation protein M translates to MREVAFIKQNKEKWLSFEKAVFNNNFKNPDELASQYIQLVNDLAYAQTYYPKSKLVSYLNQLAAKAFQKIYKTKRQNTNRFIDFWKTEVPLVCYQYKKFIYITFIIFFAFTFIGVISAANDGEFIRSILGDNYVNMSLENIEAGDPVAVYKSGSNWGSFIGITVNNLRVGIMAFVLGVFGGVGTLYVMFKNCIMLGSFQYFFYEKGVFWESVRGIWIHGSMEIFAIIIECAAGLILGASILFPGTHSRYTSFKMGAKTGVKILISTFPFTFVAGFLEGYVTRYSNVMPNWLSVGIILTTLGIISYYYLVYPFKVQKTITQISTLTPTIA
- a CDS encoding trimeric intracellular cation channel family protein, giving the protein MFLTLDIIGTIAFAISGVLVALSKKMDFFGILIIAFVTAVGGGTLRDILIGNTPVGWMTNMVFSYTIIGSSIFAIVIRNKINYLRTSLFLFDTIGIGLYTVVGIEKGLNAGLDPLICIALGTISACFGGILRDILCNEIPVIFRKEIYATACILGGTVFFVLREFPIQDDIIFIIAGSVVISARLLAVKFKIALPNIYKD
- a CDS encoding DUF4350 domain-containing protein, with amino-acid sequence MKKIILLFFIIAALVITAAIVLNVEATRKIDWQESFNEKSDHPYGLSVFYKELPNLFKNNKVRTVYHLPSNYLKVNSRDSSGTHTARGTYIIIGNSNYLDSESIDELLDFVSSGNTLFISDYDFPQKIHDTLNIAIEFTKNTKDSISYQSLKYSNAKDIIIDKNEGDYFFSTFDTLNHVVLGHTKIDYKRVNFIQIPFGKGHLFLHLEPKAFTNYNILKANRYKYVEGVISYLPESDLYFDAHEKIRTPYNRTAKRESNLSWFLEQLSFRWAWYTALIFAILFVIFNAKRRQRIIKIINPLQNTTLNFVKTVSNLYYETQDHKNLVDKKITYFLEHIRTTYNINTSVLDDVFVDKLTSKTGKNRKAIKSLVNYINNLRAKTDFLETDLIELNKRIENLNLKNHGRQ
- a CDS encoding pseudouridine synthase, whose product is MHRHFVVYKPYGYLSQFKSHDSKQQSKKFLGSLYGFPENAMAIGRLDEKSEGLLFITTNGKTSDFVNSQKVEKEYYALVDGMITEEAIAILKQGVEIGFNGKKYKTKPCKAHKLNEIPNLPNRSQKIRDARHGPTSWVSITLNEGKFRQVRKMTSAVGFPTLRLVRVRIGDYFIGSMQVGDVIEVDGFLR
- a CDS encoding RDD family protein, with amino-acid sequence MSELQINTTQNVKIKFTAVGAGERLLAFLIDWAIKVGYLILINRFFGAFDNMDQWSQIAINTVLSFPVMFYTLALESMLEGQTIGKRILKIKVVKIDGYQASFADYVIRWFFRIVDIYVLGLGFFIILFSKKHQRLGDMVAGTAVITLKDNVKISHTILENLKENYKPSYANVIKLSDNDARIIKETFRTARASKDYQTLIKLRKKIVEVTDIKTIKQNTDIEFIAVILKDYNYYTQSM